One region of Candidatus Binatia bacterium genomic DNA includes:
- a CDS encoding GMC family oxidoreductase has product MGNEAKTYDAIIVGAGTSGSCVASALSAAGLRCLILEAGKRFARDTYPRAELDANSQLYWGGGIELNTDADIGFLRARVVGGGSIVNQALMDRFDDVALDSWRQRSGVPFFTGEAMAPWYDKAESELCLQYIPTEYRNRNAQIFAEGFAANGYVCAPLRRAQRDCRFQDGNDCIVCLSGCPIDSKQSMPVTVLRRALEAGAELRAETEVLQVAEVDGGVTVTARSAGNGEETYRAGALVLAGGAIGTSSLLLRSGFAARLPLLGRNFYSHPQYMHLAVYDDPVDAHKGPMQSLKSADPNFRRYGFKLENVYAPPVAIAMLLPGFGHAHLERMRRLRQFACIEVSVRDQNPGQVRVDGRGQTVLEKQLDGEDRARRDRGFAAVRNIFLATGAREIVEGSFGISLHLMGGCNMGTDPGTSVVSPEFKLHGCKRIYATDGSIFPDAPGINPALTIMALSWRAGEQIVKDLRA; this is encoded by the coding sequence ATGGGGAACGAAGCGAAGACGTACGACGCGATAATCGTCGGGGCCGGAACCTCGGGCTCCTGCGTGGCGAGCGCGTTGAGCGCGGCCGGGTTGCGCTGCCTCATCCTCGAGGCCGGCAAGCGATTTGCGCGGGACACCTATCCGCGCGCCGAACTCGACGCCAACTCGCAGCTCTACTGGGGCGGCGGGATCGAACTCAACACGGACGCGGACATCGGTTTTTTGCGTGCCCGTGTCGTCGGCGGCGGGTCGATCGTAAACCAGGCGCTGATGGATCGTTTCGACGACGTTGCCCTGGATTCGTGGCGGCAGCGCTCCGGCGTGCCGTTCTTTACCGGCGAGGCGATGGCTCCGTGGTACGACAAGGCCGAGAGCGAACTCTGCCTGCAGTACATCCCGACCGAGTACCGCAACCGCAACGCCCAGATTTTCGCCGAAGGTTTTGCCGCCAATGGGTACGTCTGCGCACCGCTGCGGCGGGCGCAGCGCGACTGCCGTTTTCAAGACGGCAACGACTGCATCGTGTGCCTCTCCGGATGCCCGATCGACAGCAAGCAGAGCATGCCGGTGACCGTGCTGCGCCGGGCGCTCGAGGCGGGCGCGGAGTTGCGCGCCGAGACCGAGGTGCTGCAGGTCGCCGAGGTCGACGGCGGCGTGACGGTCACGGCGCGTTCCGCCGGCAACGGCGAGGAGACCTATCGAGCCGGTGCCCTGGTGCTTGCCGGGGGTGCCATCGGGACTTCGAGCCTGTTGCTGCGATCGGGCTTTGCGGCGCGTTTGCCGCTGCTCGGCCGGAACTTCTACTCGCATCCCCAGTATATGCACCTGGCCGTCTACGACGATCCGGTGGACGCGCACAAAGGTCCGATGCAGTCGCTCAAGTCGGCGGACCCGAATTTCCGCCGTTACGGGTTCAAGCTCGAGAATGTCTACGCCCCGCCGGTCGCCATCGCCATGCTGTTGCCCGGATTCGGACACGCGCACCTCGAGCGGATGCGCCGGTTGCGGCAGTTCGCGTGCATAGAAGTCTCGGTGCGCGATCAGAATCCGGGCCAGGTCCGCGTCGACGGGCGCGGACAGACTGTTCTGGAGAAGCAACTCGACGGCGAAGACCGGGCCAGGCGCGACCGCGGCTTTGCCGCGGTACGCAACATCTTCCTGGCCACCGGGGCGCGCGAGATCGTCGAGGGCAGCTTCGGGATCAGTTTGCACCTGATGGGCGGGTGCAACATGGGGACCGACCCGGGGACCTCGGTGGTGTCCCCCGAGTTCAAGCTGCATGGCTGCAAGCGCATCTACGCCACCGACGGGAGCATTTTTCCGGACGCCCCGGGTATCAACCCGGCGCTGACGATCATGGCTCTGTCGTGGCGGGCGGGCGAACAGATCGTAAAGGACTTGCGTGCATGA